AGGTTAAACTACAGAGAATGCAGAGGGTAAATAATGGTTCGAATTACTTGTCATTGTCTCGTATTTAAAatgtttctttttccttgattGATTGTAGTAATCCTCTATGCATTGGTAGCTCCAAGATCTTGCAAGTACCATGTTGGAGCTCTGGCATTTGATGGATACACCAATCGAAGAACAACAGATGTTTCAGACTGTTACCTGTAATATAGCTGCTTCAGAACATGAAATAACCgaaccaaacactctctctgtGGACTTCATAAATTATGTGAGTTATATACAGCTATATTGCCAAGTTGTGATTatatgattttcattttccgaTTTGTTTATCTGAAAGAAGTGGATGGATTGTTTCAGAACTTATAAACAAGTAAATCGTGTAGGTTGAGGCAGAAGTATCTCGGTTGGAAGAGTTAAAGTCAAGCAAAATGAAAGAGCTTGTTCTGAAGAAGAGGTCCGAACTGGAGGAGTTCTGTAGAAAGACACACATGGTTCCAGAAGTAGATAGCACAATGGATGATGTCATTGAAGCAATAGAGTCTGGTAACTGTCTTGATAATTGTTATGGTCCTGATACTGATACTTCAAGAGTATtgaatgtttataacatctttcTTGATGCAGGAGTTGTAGACCCTGCTTGTGTCCTAGAGCAAATTGAGTTTCAGATTGCTAAGGTGAAAGAGGAAGCTTTTAGCAGGAAAGAAATACTTGAAAAGATTGAGAAATGGTTGGCTGCATGTGATGAGGAGAGTTGGCTTGAAGAGTACAATAGGGTGAAGTCTTTTTACCAtctcttcagattattgatttatttatttccatcCCTAAATCCCTTTGATTAATGTTGCCTTTTTGTTGGTTCAGGATGAGAATCGATACAATGCTGGAAGAGGTGCTCATCTGACTCTTAAGCGTGCCGAGAAAGCTCGCTCTTTGGTTAATAAGCTTCCAGGTAAACACTGCATCATGTAGCCTGGCAAACACGACAAATTTGAACTGAATCTTGAGTCCACATGTGCAAAGGTCCATTAAAAACTGGGATCagttaatttgaattgtttttttaaggtgatgattttttaataattttagtttcccaagaagaaaaatatatatatagcatatctaatactaataatctgTCTACTCTTATAATCTATTATCTGTTTTGATTGTCCTGTTCATCTTCATTTTTGTGCCTACCTGCTGCCGATGTTTCCTTTACTCCTCTGTTTTGCATCCCCCCAACATACATACTTTGGTGGTATCTAAAATTTCCATTGGTCGTTTTTTTGATACAGCAATGGTTGATGCATTGGCTTCAAAAACCATCGCATGGGAGAAGGAGAGAGGCTTTGAGTTTACATATGATGGTGTAAGTACACTTCCCTAAATTTCTGAAGGTGTGGAATGTTTAACTAGTTGGTCCTACCTGAAGTTTGTTCTGTGTTATCATGTGATTGGTTCTGTAACAATTTATTAAATTGAAATGTTTCCCTGTTATCTGCTGCTGTCTAGATCCGTCTCTTATCTATGCTTGAAGAGTATACTTTACTACGGCAAGAGAAAGAGCAAGAACGCCGCAGGCAACGGGTATGGATCTGTTACATTGCCCTGTCATATGCCTCTCTGAATTCTTTTGTTTGAACGTTCAAATTATATTTCTATTTCAGGACCAGAAGAAACTCCAAGAACAGTTGATTGCAGAACAAGAGGCACTTTATGGGTCAAAACCCAGCCCTTTGAAGACTCAGAGTGTAAAAAAAGCTCCTAGAATGTCAACTGGAGGTGCAAACAACAGAAGAGTTTCAGTTGGAGGAACTATGATTCACACTCCCAAACCTGATCTGCTTCAATCTGCGAAAGCAAGTCCTCACTCACGTCCCATCAGGAAGAGTGATCGGGTGCACCTAAATGACCGACTGAATCTTCAAGATGATAGCTCTTCCGTTTTATCAGCTGGTAGGTTTTTATACATCAATTTACGAGGAATAGATGCCATTTTTTACACCTTAAAGAACTTGGTActtatgctctctctctctctctctctctctctctctctctctctctctctctctctctctctctctctctgtttttttaacCTTTGGATTAATGGTGTTAAAATACCCTCAGTTTTTAATTTACTGAGGATGGCATTGAATGTTGTTGATTGGAATTTTGCTTTTAGGGTCTTAATGTAAGGAGGCAAGTTTTCTTAGTTAAACAACAAGAAGCTACATTTCATCGTTCAACATGTCACCAAAAGAACCTAAAAATATCGTTGGATTCtctatttatgtttttcttgtACAATAGGCTCGGACATCGCTGAGTTGTAGAAGAACTCTTGATGGCTATCAGGGGTAAGGGCGATAATGAATTAAGTGGATGATTTAGGCTTATCCTTTGTTTGGTCTTGAGGGAAGAAGTCAGGGCCACATTAGTGGTAGATTGTTCTGGTAATTCTTGCTGGTTTTCCTAGCACTGCTCTTTAGTGTGTTTTGTGGTACATAGAAAATCATTTAGAATGTTTATTGAGTAAAGTTAGCCTTATTTATATTTTCCTGGCTATGTAGGTAGGAGAGGCTTGGATATTGCTGGTCTCCCTGTTAAAAAACACTCATTTGGTAATGGAAACGTTCATGAAGGAGAGTCACCCGTGATGCGAATACCATTCTCACCCATCTCTTCCACAGCATCATCAAAGGCCAACATGACAAACTTTTCAGATGAGCTAAATGCAAGACATAGTGAGACATTGAAGAATACGCTGCCAACTAACAACATGCAATTTACTAGTCCCTCCAAGACAGCTTCTATGGCAACTGAAGAGAATAAAACGCCAAAGGCACTGCCAATTCTTGTCCCTAAAACACCTTCAACGGTGTCAGTTCCAATGCAGACAGCTACAACTCCGGCTCTTCAACCAGTTCCTTTTGGCATTAAAGTAGTTGAAGAGATTCTTGAAGAGATTGAATATTCATTCGAGGAAATGAGAGCTGGTTTTGTGCTTCCTAAAACACATATAAAGCCCATGATACAAGTATGATAAGCTTTAGGTGGACCTGAATTGATATGTTTTAGCTTGCTTTCAATCCGATCAAAAGTGTCAGcccatgaatttttattttatggtgtTTGTGATGGCAAAGTCAATTGTAATTGGCTTTACTGACTTGTGTACATTGCCTACGAATACTGAATGTGAACTAGGATGTTGAGCTTGTCCTTTCCTGGTGTGATCTCTCAATGTTAAATGTGCCTAAAGTTTCCATGTTTTTCTGGTGACCTGCTTGTCTGTTCAGATGGAGTGATCTTGTGTGAGAAAGAACACTTTTGAAGGATTACATCATTTGGGGACTTGTTCCTGTTGTTTACACAATGAACGGATTTGTCCAGAATTGACTTCCTGATATTTTTGTCTTTCAGAGGGAAGAATTTAAACATATTCTCTTCTAATCTGGAGAAATGTAACTTGGAAAACTCATATTTGCTCAAGTGGTATGAGAAGAAAACCTTttcattctctttctttttcttacacTTTGCAATTATAGACATGTATGTAAATATATTAAGCAAATTCTGTTACTTCTTTTGAAATGGATTGTTCTACTATAGTCATTTTCTACTCACTgtatacataaaaaaatgagatggaGAAAGAGAGATCGCAAGGTCCATAAATCCCTTCCATCAAGTAGTACCAGGAATTTTGGGACCCTGATATcttattgatttatatatttaaaatataagtgGTGGGTGCAGGTAGGTGATAATCCTTTTTGCATAGACAACATATACAGGCCATCTATCTGTGGCTATAGAGAAAGAAAcagtataaatttaaaaatcttaaattcaaaaaataataaaaggaagAGCATGCAATTATAGTGGCGTTAGCAGTAGATTTGTTCAAAGGCGAGGGTATTTGGTTCAAGTTAAATTGGGTCAAACTTTAATTTAACGAAAAGACAAACAGTTGTCAGTAGGTGGAGAAATGCAAATGGCTCTAACGTTAGCTTTAcagctttaaaataaataaatgtcaatttaaaattaaaaaaaaaaaaaaagcattttcttttcccaaattaaattattattattttattcgaaTTTACTATctgtatatttattaaataaccGGCTTTATCAAATTTCCAAGACGGACGTGAACCATTTTCTTAACCAAAATTAATACTTTGAATTTtgcaactaaaatattaattattaagtaaattcTCAATATTAAATTAcctatatgatttttttatttttatttttattttttcattttccactTTATTTATTTCTCCTCCTTTTCCTTCAAACTAATTCTACTATCACTTTTCAAGAATTTTTGTTCctaaaatttatgatttttcctTGTAATTCTTGCAATTTTTGGTGAAATTCGGTGCCACCATTGAATTCCTCTGCATTCTCTGCAATGGCGGAGAATTA
This is a stretch of genomic DNA from Carya illinoinensis cultivar Pawnee chromosome 3, C.illinoinensisPawnee_v1, whole genome shotgun sequence. It encodes these proteins:
- the LOC122303159 gene encoding 65-kDa microtubule-associated protein 3-like, with protein sequence MSNPQTDPLVQVETTCGSLLYELQIIWDEVGESEADRDKLLLEIEQECLEVYRRKVDLANRSRAQLRQAIADSEAELAAICSAMGERPVHIRQSDKNAESLKEELRRTLPQLEEMRKRKSDRRNQFLEVQEQIQDISNEIYGTAEYISSKKVVDESDLSLRKLEELHRELHELQKEKSDRLRQVQEHVSTVNSLCSVLGVDSKNILTEVHPSLGDSVGSKNISNNTIDQLAAATRKLREVKLQRMQRLQDLASTMLELWHLMDTPIEEQQMFQTVTCNIAASEHEITEPNTLSVDFINYVEAEVSRLEELKSSKMKELVLKKRSELEEFCRKTHMVPEVDSTMDDVIEAIESGVVDPACVLEQIEFQIAKVKEEAFSRKEILEKIEKWLAACDEESWLEEYNRDENRYNAGRGAHLTLKRAEKARSLVNKLPAMVDALASKTIAWEKERGFEFTYDGIRLLSMLEEYTLLRQEKEQERRRQRDQKKLQEQLIAEQEALYGSKPSPLKTQSVKKAPRMSTGGANNRRVSVGGTMIHTPKPDLLQSAKASPHSRPIRKSDRVHLNDRLNLQDDSSSVLSAGRRGLDIAGLPVKKHSFGNGNVHEGESPVMRIPFSPISSTASSKANMTNFSDELNARHSETLKNTLPTNNMQFTSPSKTASMATEENKTPKALPILVPKTPSTVSVPMQTATTPALQPVPFGIKVVEEILEEIEYSFEEMRAGFVLPKTHIKPMIQV